The genomic window ttgaagcaacacatgttaacacatacaggacagaaaaagtatgcatgtacagaaTGTGATGCTAGATTCACACAGTCTTGTAATTTGAAGCatcacatgttaacacatacaggtcAGAAAAAGTATGCATGCACAGAGTGTGCTGCCAGGTTTGCACGGTCTGGtgctttgaagcaacacatgttaacacgtACAGGAcagaaaaagtatgcatgtacagaaTGGGATGCTAGGTGCACACAGTCTGGTAATTTGGAGCAACActtgttaacacatacaggagagaaaaagtatGCAACACATACAGGTcagaaaaagtatgcatgtacagagtgtgctGCCAAGTTTGCACGGTCTGGtgctttgaagcaacacatgttaacacacacaGGACAGAAAAAGTATGCATGCACAGAATGTGATGCCAAGTTTGCACAGTCTGGTagtttgaagcgacacatgttgacacatacaggacagaaaaagtatgcatgtacagaaTGTGATGCAAGGTTTACACAGTCAGGTACTTTGAAGGggcacatgttaacacatacaggagagaaaaagtatgcatgtacagagtgtgatgctaggttcgcACTGTCTGGTACtttgaagaaacacatgttaacacacacaGGACAGAAAAAGTATGCATGCACAGAATGTGATGCCAAGTTTGCACAGTCTGgtaatttgaagcgacacatgttgacacatacaggacagaaaaagtatgcatgtacagagtgtgctGCCAAGTTTGCACGGTCTGGtactttgaagcaacacatgttaacacacacaGGACAGAAAAAGTATGCATGCACAGAATGTGATGCCAAGTTTGCACAGTCTGgtcatttgaagcaacacatgttgacacatacaggtctgaaaaagcatgcatgcacagaGTGTGATACTATGTTCACACAGTCTGGAACTTTcaagcgacacatgttaacacatacaggacaGAAAAAGTATACacgtacagagtgtgatgcaaAGTTCACAGCCTTGTagtttgaagcaacacatgtttacacatacaggagagaaaaaggaTAGCTGGTTCCTCCGGTCTGGTCATTTGAAGCGACatgttaacccttaggctggttgtcgcgattacgtatactgtcacctggttgtcacgacatatgtcgcgctactggctcagtctgttagGTCGGTTcggattacctcccatggatgcgaaaacctatatgaccgttgttctttatttttccatctgttaattcaccagtggctatgtaacatgtgttacagaattgcaccagtgtaagggttaaaacATACAGAAGAAAAAGCAAGGTGTCGCACACTCTGGACATTTAAAGCGACATATGTTGAAACACACAGGAGCGGCAAAGTGTTCATGTACAGAGTTTGATGCGACACATTTTCACACAGAAGGGAGATAAAAGTTTGCATGTACATGTGATAAAATCATCCTTCTGTTTGGAAGTATATGTGAGCCTGCATGGAAAACCCCGGCTAAAGACGCAGCGAGCAATTTTCGGCTACAATGGAAATAAGTCAGAAGGGATAAAATTATCAATCTTCAGATTTACTGCTAAATCGCTTTATTGGTCATCCAACTTCATCATCCCAAAAGGATTTCACCTGTGTATTTGAAAACAGCACTGTACAAAAACTATTACAGTTAGATcaattcttttctctttttttgtaaaATATTTGTCAAAGTTTGAAGTTGCATACGGTATCATATCAAAAAGTAAAAAGTAAAAATGTTCCCATTTAGACTGGTTTTCCCATACAGGCTCACATTTATTAAAAAGAAACAGCGTTGCTTCTTTC from Littorina saxatilis isolate snail1 linkage group LG4, US_GU_Lsax_2.0, whole genome shotgun sequence includes these protein-coding regions:
- the LOC138965083 gene encoding gastrula zinc finger protein XlCGF57.1-like, with amino-acid sequence MASHNSMVEGDTAVFSDVKIEIDVAEECWHMTEPHPYVPFSEVVATENTSTMPTVLTLEGQAADSAHSDTWVKQEEPSSAECDTWLKQEEPSSAECDTWLKQEEPSSAECDTWLKQEEPSSAECDTWLKQEEPLSAECDTWVKQVEPLSAECDTWVKQEEPSSAGCDTWVKQEEHLSTECDTWLKQEEPSSIECAGLTKTGDVKQDLLTHTGQKKYACTECAARFTRPGALNQHMLTHTGQKKYACTECAARFTQSRYLKQHMLTHTGQKKYACTECDARFTQSCNLKHHMLTHTGQKKYACTECAARFARSGALKQHMLTRTGQKKYACTEWDARCTQSGNLEQHLLTHTGEKKYATHTGQKKYACTECAAKFARSGALKQHMLTHTGQKKYACTECDAKFAQSGSLKRHMLTHTGQKKYACTECDARFTQSGTLKGHMLTHTGEKKYACTECDARFALSGTLKKHMLTHTGQKKYACTECDAKFAQSGNLKRHMLTHTGQKKYACTECAAKFARSGTLKQHMLTHTGQKKYACTECDAKFAQSGHLKQHMLTHTGLKKHACTECDTMFTQSGTFKRHMLTHTGQKKYTRTECDAKFTAL